The following proteins are co-located in the Dromaius novaehollandiae isolate bDroNov1 chromosome 10, bDroNov1.hap1, whole genome shotgun sequence genome:
- the USP50 gene encoding ubiquitin carboxyl-terminal hydrolase 50, giving the protein MNHLYQGLTGLRNLGNTCYMNAVLQCLCSMSPLVEYFLSGKYITALCKENGKSATAFGYLMSDMWLGEFDCVSPEVFRSVLGERYPAFTKRTQQDAQEFLICVLNELHEALKKSSNRRCQGSATGARENRVIVSETSIITQLFEGQLSYNITCLECETTTDKPEIFTVLSLPIPSESTCSLQDCLRCFFQQDTLTWNNQIHCSWCGTKQDAAVKANITKAPKIIIFHLKRFDCQGNYKKKLLTDICYPLSNLDLSPYSYPFFRRSSKYSLCAVVNHFGFLDGGHYTAFCKHSVTKSWYSFDDSQITAIPNSSVQTAAAYLLFYTCQAFSAPTKSR; this is encoded by the exons ATGAACCACCTGTACCAAGGGCTCACAGGCCTGCGAAACCTGGGCAACACGTGCTACATGAACGCCGTTCTGCAGTGCCTCTGCAGCATGTCGCCCCTTGTGGAGTATTTCCTCTCGGGAAAGTATATAACAGCCCTGTGCAA GGAGAACGGCAAGTCCGCGACTGCCTTCGGCTATCTGATGTCTGACATGTGGCTTGGAGAGTTTGACTGTGTTTCCCCAGAGGTTTTTCGTTCGGTCCTTGGGGAGCGGTACCCAGCGTTTACCAAGCGGACTCAGCAGGACGCGCAGGAGTTTCTGATCTGCGTGCTGAACGAGCTCCACGAGGCTCTCAAGAAG TCAAGCAACAGAAGATGCCAAGGAAGCGCAACTGGTGCAAGAGAAAACAGAGTGATTGTCAGTGAAACATCTATTATCACACAGTTATTTGAGGGACAGCTCAGTTACAACATTACATGCCTGGAATGCGAGACCACCACCGACAAACCCGAGATCTTCACGGTTctttctctccccatcccctctgAGAGCACGTGCTCTCTGCAG gactGTCTCAGATGCTTCTTTCAGCAAGACACACTGACTTGGAACAACCAAATCCATTGTTCCTGGTGTGGGACAAAACAAGATGCTGCAGTAAAGGCCAACATAACGAAGGCACCaaagataattatttttcatttaaagag gtttGACTGTCAAGGCAACTACAAAAAGAAGCTTTTAACTGACATTTGCTATCCACTCAGCAACTTGGACCTCTCTCCTTACAGTTACCCGTTCTTCCGCAGGAGCTCGAAGTACAGCTTGTGCGCTGTAGTG AACCACTTTGGATTTCTGGATGGTGGCCACTACACGGCGTTCTGCAAGCACTCGGTCACCAAGAGCTGGTACAGCTTTGACGATTCACAGATCACCGCGATCCCAAACTCCTCAGTGCAGACTGCTGCAGCTTATCTTCTGTTCTACACCTGCCAAGCCTTCTCTGCACCCACAAAAAGCCGCTAG